The Paroedura picta isolate Pp20150507F chromosome 2, Ppicta_v3.0, whole genome shotgun sequence sequence cagtttggccactcctgcttttGCAGTTTTGATCATGTCTGACAAAATCTTAGTTTAGTGGAATACAAGAGACAGGATCACTGGGAAGAGCAAAACTGGGAAATTGGTAACAATACAGTCTCCTAAAGGCACAGAACAATAGCCCTGTGATTTAAGAACCTGGTAAAATGTAGTCTTCTTGGTAAGCTAGAAAAGAAGGGAGCTATTTTTGTACCCATGTTAAGTTGTTCTTTTCATCTTCTTTAGGCCTGCTTGTACCCATTGTATGCTTTCCCTCCCACGCTTGGGTACCTACCTCCGGCTTTGTGGATTTCTTATCTTTGCAAAGCCTTCCGAAGCGCCCTattgccaaaaaaagaaaaagaaaaaaagttttgcagttgttttttaattccatgaatctttggaagggggaaaatgtttttttttaatcaagctgACACTGTGCAACTATCAGGGTTCTTTTAAAGACGCCATAACTTAGATTGCTTTCAGATGTGCTTTTAATTTGTATTGTAGATGTGCCCCAGGAGAGGAATTCTCTGCCTGGAATGCATACTTCTTGCAATGGAAGTTTGGAATAATTTTGGATTCTCTCCCAAGCACTTGTTTATCTTCTACCGGTTTTCCTTAGTAGGCTGTACTTAGTAGGCTCcatttcttgggggagggggggcgcagaGTCAGAAATGGAGTAGTTTAAGAAGAAAAAATTGAGTTTTTAATGGAGTTGGGGGTTACATGCTATATGCCAGGGGCCCCTTACCAGCATGGCTACGCTGGCAgtgtctcatggtaattgtagaccatagacatctggagagccaccatttggccacccctgctatgtGGTTTTAAGCATGCTTTTTGAACCAAATGGCCAAGAAACTTTCACATCTTTTTGCCTTACTGTCTTTCTAGTGTCCCAGATGTATGCAGTGCAATACAAAATTTGACTTCATAACCAGAAAGGTAAGAAAATAGACATAATTatagagttttaaaaatatagttagggttttaaatagcttctttATGCTGTAGTTTTAATTAAAGCGTGGCGTGTCTGACCTGCTCATTATAACTGCTACATTGCAAGTGGCACAGAAGGCCTTGAACACACACGCGGTCCCATCACCTGTGCTTGAATTGCTCCTTTGGGTCACCCCGAAGGGGATGGATGGAAGGTGTCTGTGAACTGAGCAAGTTACTGGGATAGATTGACGATGTCTTCCCTCAAAACTTTTATGTCCGTCTCCCCCAAGGTGCTATTGAATGTTGTAGTAAGAAGGGAGAGTCAGCCAGGATTCCGCAGACACTTGGGTGAGTGGGGTAAGCCCTTTGaacagagcaaaagaagaagaagagttggttcttatatgctgcttttctctaccaggaagagtctcaaaactgcttacaatccaccttcccttcctttccccaccacagtgaTGGAGGTGAGAGAACttggcaggactgcttggtcagaacaacactatcaggcctgtaatgagcccaaggtcacccagctagctgcatgtgggggagcggggaagcaaacccggcttgtcagattagaagtccacgctcctaaccgctacatcaAGCACAGACAAGAGGAGGGCAAGTCTGTTCTTTAGTTAGTGTAACAAAACTGAGGAGACCGTTGATAGTGgctatagccagtttggtgtagtggttaggagtgcggacttgtaatctggcatgccaggttcgattctgcgctcccccacatgcaaccagctgggtgaccttgggctcgccacggcactgataaaactgttctgaccgagcagtgatatcagggctctctcagcctcacccacctcacagggtgtctgttgtggggagaggaatgggaaggcgactgtaagccgctttgagcctccttcgggtagggaaaagcggcatataagaaccaactcttcttcttcttcttcttctataattgATAACACGCTACCAGTGCTTATCTTCCATGCATTTGAGTTTTATGTAGAAATATCGCAAGCCAAACCCTTCTGTGTTTCATGGCCTTTTGACCCCACTGCTTGCTTTTTTCTCTGTAGGCCATGCTCTCTGTGAGTATTCTTGGTGCACATGATGCccatgtcacagctgacttttggtgacccccacggggtattcaaggcaggagatgggcagaggcagtttgccattgcctacctcttcATAGtgactctggatttccttggtggtctcccatccaagcattaaCCAGGGCGAACTCTGCTTAGATTCCGAGATAAGATTAGATTGAGCTATCCCAGACTACCCAGACCACAGCAATTCTGTACTACAATGAACCAAACTTATGCAGAATTATAGGCAGTGACTTCCGAAGTCCTACTTACATTAACTAGAAATTGGGGGGAAGTTGATCGGATCACGTTTTGACATGGTGAAAGGTTATTTGATTTCTGCAGTGCTAAGAATGTAAGCTTCCTGTATCTTATCCGAACAGAAAAAGGGGTAGCCTGAAATGAgcggtaagagcctcttgtggtgcagagtggtaagcggcagaaatgctgtctgaagctgtctgtccatgaggctgggagttcgatcccagcagccggctcaagactgactcagccttccatccttccgaggtcggtaaaatgagtacccagcttgctgctggggggggtaaacggtaatgactggggaaggcactggcaaaccaccccgtattgagtctgccatgaaaacgctggagggcgtcaccccaagtttcagacatgactcggtgcttgcacaggggatacctttaaaatgAGCAGTGGCTAAATCGGGAACAAATGCTAGTGGTTATAACATGGGTTCCAACGTGGAGGAAGCTGACCTGATCGTTCTGCCTTCTTGGGCAGCAGAAACCTAGAGAAGTGCGTTATAGCCTGTCATCCTGAATTGGGAAGGTGGGGCTTCCTCAAGATATATAGAAACACTGTAATGGGAGCAGTTTTATGGATAAGAATTCTTTCTCCGCATCTCTGTAGGTACTTCAAAATCAGGCATCTCCAGGCTGTTTTCTCTTTGTCTGGCTGATCTCTTATTGGTTTCAACTCTTGTTACGGGGTTACGCGGTCATAGTTTTCCCCCCGACAAAGCTCCTACTGTGCTGAAACAgtttttcctttgtttctcccccccttcccccccccccagcaccactgCAGGAGATGTGGAAAGTGCTTCTGTGACAAATGCTGCAGCAAAAAAGTGCCTCTGCCACGAATGTGCTTCGTGGACCCTGTGCGCCAGTGTGCCGAATGCGCTCTCGTTTCCCAGAAAGAAACAGAGTTCTACGACAAGCAGCTCAAAGTGCTCATGAATGGTAAGAGAAACATCTTTGTTGCCCAGATTTTCTGGAGTGCTTTGGCCATCTGCAAGCCCATGTGGAGAACTCCTCGTCTTACTGTTCTTTTGACTCAGATCTCAAACACGCTAAGATCCAACTCTCTTCCAGGCAATCATGGCACTTAAACGTGTAGCAACTGATAGGGTAGTTTTCCAATCATCACCTGCAAGGAAAAACTGGACAATGTTGGAGATGAGAAAATCGCATAACCTATTAAGAGGGCGGACAAATAACCTTTCTGTCCAATCGGTCCGGATTTCACACTCCAGTAAAATATGTTGTAACAACTCAAGCAGACCAGATACACGTTTACTTCTTTCCACTTATGCTGGCCCGGCAAATCAGCCTCCCGTTATGGTTGAGGGCAAAGAATTTAACCGAGTGAGCATAAATGCTCTTCTATAATGAGAGATTCCCTATAATGAGGAATGAATCTTTTGTATAACTGTAAAGAAAGCAATGGTACAGTCTGTCCACTGCTGGATACAAATGGCTGTCTATGGTTTCTGaaggtagtagaagaagaagaagagttggttcttatatgccgcttttctctaccagaaggagtctcaaagtggcttacagtctccttccctttcctctccccacaacagacaccctgtgaggtgggtgaggctgagagagccctgatattactgaagaagaagagttggttcttatatgccgcttttctttatctgaagaagtctcaaagcggcttacgtttgcctcccctttcctcttcccacaacagacaccctgtgaggtgggtgaggctgagagagccctgatattactgcttaatcagaacagctttatcagtattgtggcgagcccaatgtcacccagctggctgcatttggggaagcacggaatcaaacccggctaaccagattagaagtccaggctcctaaccactgcaccaagtcaGCCCTGTCTGTCTGATGTCAGATCAAGGCAGTAGCTCATGAATATAGCGGAAACTGCCATGTTGTGTCAAGGTTGTTTTTTTCCTTCGGAGCGTTCTGTTCTCCTCTCCTTGTGTGTTTGGCATGATTTGATATTCAGTAAACCATTCCAAGAGTGATGACATTTCCTTCTGTGGTAGAAGGATTTAGGGATGGTCTTTGTACATCGGTTCACATTCCTGTATCCAACATGCACAAATCTCCACTTCCTGCTTTTGAATACAGTTGGAGGGAACGTCAGGGTTTGCAGCCGTCTCTTTCTGAAATAAATGACTTGCCCAACTCTTAACAGACACTATGAAAACTGAGTGTACTCGGTTCAGTTTGAGCAGGGCCTTGTCTTGGCACTTCTTCAAAATATTACTTTGAAAACTAAGAATCTCAGTGTCACAATTTGGGCTCTGCATACGAGAAAGTGGAAGTAACATGGCGTGTGTCCGTGAAGAGGCTAATGAGGTTATTGCAGATACTGAAAGAAGCTTCCCTAAAGTGATATGCGGGGCCTTGACTGAAAGAGTCTAGAGGGAGTTTGATGTGTGGCACGGTGTATAGCAAGGatagccaaacggtggctcttcagatgcccatggaccacaggtaccatgagcccctgccagcagatgcctgTGAACTACAGTCCTTATCTTACTGTTCTTTTGACTCAAAGATCTCGAACACACTAAGATCCAACCCTCTTCCAGGCAATCATGACACCTAAATGTTTAGCAACTGATAAGGTCGTTTTCCAATCATCATCTGCGAGGGAAAACTGTTGTAACAACTgtagagccatagtttggccatccctggtataTACTTAGGGTAGAAATGTCCTTATGACCACTTTGTGTGTCTTAGCAGCGCTGTCCTAAACAGAACCATGCCCTTCTAAGTCCGTTGAAATCAACAGGTTTCGAACCCTTTAACTGCATTTAAGATTGCAACCTCAGcagtttatttatcaaatttatattctgccattcccagcacagctggctcacggcGAATCACAATAAATAACTTGCCCAACTCCTATGCGTGTTCTAACTGCTCAAGCAGACCAGATCCAGCTGACATCCATGCATAGCTCAACCCTCTGGCTCTTTAATGCTCTCTCTTAGCCCTTCGGAAACTATTCTTTTTGGTATTGCTGCTTGAATTTGCAGTTATAAGAGCTTGATCTTCCGCCTGTTCTGCCGAAAAATCAAGGTGGCCTTGAGCATTGAACATGTGGCTGTTGCCTAAATGGTAGTTTCGTATCCCACCCCCATGTTTAGTAAGTGAAAAATTGTGAGCTATTATTGTGCACCCACCAGCCGCTGTCAGTGAAGCAACGTAGGGGAAATAGAGGTGGTGATGCGTGTGTTTATTTTGTAGACATTGCCCCATGAGAAAGAGATGCGAGGCCTGCTTGGTCTTTATCGTAACCTCATGGACATCACGCGTGAATAGGGTGCCTGCTGCACAGCCAAAGGAACATATACCTACAGTTTCTGTGGGCGAGGGCCCAGTTTCCTTACCCAAACATGTAACCTGTTCGTGTAAGGAAGCAAAGTGCTTTCTCACCCAGAAAAGAGAAGCTGCCTGAGACTGTTGCAAAATAATACGTGGATAAGAAGTTGAGTTTCCAGAAGCTTTTCTGAATTATTCCGGTTATAATGCGATGCCTTTAATAACAGACAATTAGGTTTTGTTTACTACACcaaaagccagcgtggtgcagtggttaaaagcagcagcttctaatctggtgagccaggtttgttccttgctcccccacgtgtagccagctgggtgaccatgggctctctcaaccccaccaccctcacagggtgtctgttgtggggagaggaagggaaggtgattataagctgctttgagactccttcgggtagagaaaagcggcatataagaaccaactcttcttcttcttcagtaatatcagggtctctcagcctcacctccctcacaaggtgtctgttgtggggagaggaaagggaaggcaaatgtaaaccactttgagacacctttgggtagagaaaagcggcatataagaaccaactcttcttcttcttcagcaatatcagggctctctcagcctcacccacctcacagagtgtctgttgtgaggagaggaaagggaaggtgactggaagccgctttgagtctcctcctggtagagaaaagcagcatataaggaccaactcttcttctacttagcAATATGGTTTTGTATGTAGCTGGGGGGAGTTAGAGCTGGTGAGCTGCAggaacttttttttctgtttatgtaCATATCAAGAGTTCTTCAACCTGCCTTGTCATGGTAGGCAATGGCAGTTCCGTTTCCACCTGACCGAAACAGGAGCGAGAGAGCTAGATAAGCTATTAATTCAAAGCTCtccaatggtggtggtggtgatggaaggtgccgtcaagtcacagtcaaGTTCCAGCAGCAGccttgtgaggttttcaagggaagagatgtccagaggccatttgccattgcctgcttctcatCACAACCCTGAACTCCCCTGGCTGTCTCCCATCTAAATGTCCAccgggctgaccctgctttgcttctgagatctgatgagacgcgtcaggcctgggctatccaggttggggtaTATATAGCTGCCTGAAGAAGAccatgagctgttttttttttataccccgcttttcactacttgaaggagtcccaaagtggctaactaatacctttcccttcttctccccacaacagacaccctgcgaggtaggtggggccgagagagctctaacagaactgctctgtgagaacagcactaaagaactgtgactgccccagggTCTCACCCAACTGTGCATGtcgaggagaatcaaacccagttctccagtttagagtcctgCACTGAGCCTGTTAAATTTAccttctctcctcttctccctccccaccaaGGTGCTACGTTTTTTGTAACTCCGGGAACCTCGGAAAAGTCAGAGACGATGGTTTGTCGCCTTTCCAACAACCAGAGGTAAGAAGCATGCTCGGGAACTAACCGTTCGCATCCTGATCGTATCAGAATTGCCTTGAAATCACTGTGCAGAGTCCATCCAACTTCTGCTTATAAGATGCCTGATTTGCCATCTCAAGAAATTTGGGGTTTACTGAAGGGTTTCTCATTGCCGTATTGGCACACGCGGAAGGAGACGGAGCctgggcattgggggggggggggttgggggtttgGGTTTTGATACGTGAACGCAGCATGGAATTTGGCCAGCCAGGAGAAGACAGCCTACTAGACTAGTGACTGACTTGCCCGAacaggttttgttttaaaatcaagAACTGGTGGTGTAACAAAACAGAGAAActtgtggttgtgtaaaactctagtgcagggattcccaaccaggggtccatggactcccaggggcccatgggagctccagagggagtCTGTAGCCTTTCCTGTCCTGCCTTTAATGGAtgcagccacaagctagggaactggcttctcccattgctccccccccctgaacGTGAgctctctcgtggtttctgctcCTGGGAGAAGGCAGGGCCTGcttgcctactcccaccttaagctgcctcctgtctctccccctgcttcagtcctcctcaagcctgcctgttaactctGGTCTGTTACTTCTGTGGGCGAGGCAGGGAGGGGTAgcctgctgacataacttccCTGCTgcttgaacaattatttcaggggctcccccacggtcaaaaggtggaaaaaggctgctctaatgcaTGACATTTTGCATAATCAGAAGCTAAATGTGGCACAATCTGTACTCGCAGCATCAGCCCCCTGACGGGTGGGATTACGGTGGCGATTTGTTGGGAAGAATGAGGTGACTGTGTGGATTTTTGGGAAGACTGTTCTTCGCATCGAATTTACAAATGTAtttggaaatctcccccccccccttccagaatgGGTTAGTTGACTGGGTATGGGGGGTcaagaaagatctctgcctgagaccccgaaGAGCAGCTGCCGCTCTCAGGATACTGTGCTGACCATTGGTGGGCAGCTGTGTGAACGTCTGTGTACTGCAGCCTTTCacaacccctgaaacgttcttcaggcttcgagaaaccccagaagtggcgcaattgtgcagaatagggtcgggaagcagagctgtggacacgcccatccaatggcgctccccttcccacccccaccaggcccatcattggccattttgggaggggaggggtgggtcgaCTTAACCATATTTAGCCATGTCAcctcataaatgttttaaaaatatataaacagttaactcgcacccatttgggaaaaccttccaCGGCTCTTAAGATTTCATGAAAgtctggttgagagagcctggtgtACAGGGATCGTTTTTAAAACTGGGGAACAGTGAGCCATGTAAGGCCATCACCTGCAGGGGGGTCCtataaagcagctgtccccaaaccccggtccagggaccggtaccggttcgtggatcagtcagtaccaggctgcagctcctcctcatcctcctccccagctgctgcgtcgggggctgccctgacactctgctgctgtctcacctttggtgctctctggtggcagccatggctggggctccccctcggcgtggcactgcgcagctgctgctggcagcgccctccagtgtgtggcaggaagtcaggggcaccggtggaaaagcaagtggagcaggggctcaggcagcgtcgacgcccctcggcaaaagacactcccccccccccccgggcctcagtaagattgtcaagcgttgaccggtccccggtgataaaaaggtttgggaccactgctataaagctcAGATACAGGCCTGATGCCTCATAACTTAAActtgtctgtttgtgtgtgtgtgttgcattaTTGTAGTCGTACATTTTGATTTGGGGGTGAGGGTGTTGATGCTACAGGACGTTCAGCCTCAGGTCTGAAAGAAGCCATGCTCTCTTCTTTCACACAGATACCTGTTTCTGGATGGAGACAGCCATTACGAAATTGAAGTTGCCCAGATTACAACTGTCCAGATTCTCACAGAGGGATTTACTCCTGGAGGTAAAACCAGCAATGAATGAATGGCTACGTATGACCTGGCTGGCAGTGCTTTGAGCTATACTGGGGGCATGCGGTACCTGGGGAGTGACTGCTTCAGGAAGCCAGAcccattttcttttttcctgtgtAGAAGTGAGTGTAGGTGAATTCTGCGGTCTCCCGCATCAGTGAAAGTTTATGTGCAAAACTGTGAACTAGAAGCCTACAGCCCAAAACTGGCCAGGTGTCAAATTCAGTCCTACCACTCACTACCCCACCCATTTAGGGCTTCTTGAAGGCTGCTGGAACACAGCGATACTAGAAACCCACAACCGGAGCAAAACCTCTGCCCCTAGGAATTCCACACCCTTGGCTCTCTAGCCAAACAATTCTCATCTCCCCACGTTCTTCCTGCCAGCTGGGCTTGGTTCTCATCTTTCTTCCATCGTGTTCAGCTCCCCATCTTCCCCATTCACTGTTTCTTCAGGGCTCCCGCTTTTCATCCACCGCCCCTTCCtcgctctcccctctccctctccgagAATCTGCCTCACTCTCACTCTCGGGTCTTTCAGGGACCCCTCTCCTTCGCCCTCGTTCAGATTGCTCTTTTGCCTGCATTCTCCCTCCAGCTTCCTTGCTCCTGGGTTGCCTGATGACCCTCTGCTTCTCTAACTCTCAGAGCCTTGCTGTGAACCGAAAATGGCTTCGGAGCAAAGCCGGTGGCAGCGTGTCTCCGCCTGCAGCCTGAGCCTCAgtttaaaaggaaattattttagTCGCCACGGCTGCAGAGTTGTAGCAAGAAAGCAGCAGATGGTTGGGAAACCTAAAATCTTTCTTCAGGGCTTACGAGTTGGGTGTGTTTTGTCAAGGTAAAGCTGTCAGCTGGGGGCACCTTCCTGTTTGAAGGGTTGTGAAATAAATAGTCTGTCAGCTGTTTGACACCTGCCAAGATCAGCCTTGTGGATAACTTGGCAGATTGCTTCCCTGCCACTGACACTCCTTGTTAAGTCCCTAAAAGATTTTGTCAGTCTACATTGAGGCAGCTTGAAAAGACCttaatgcagaggtagtcaaactgcggccctccagatgtccatggactccaattcccatgagcccatgccagtggtttgactacccctgccttaatgggaAACTGTAGCCACATTTGGTTGGGAGCCTTGCATGGCGTGTCCCTCTTCACAGATGCTAACAGATTAAAGGCAAGGAGGGAAATGTTGCTTCTTCACAGGAGTGGGCTTCGTAGGGCCCTTAACCCTCCCCGTTCTCCCATCGGCCTGAACCAGGGCTTGCTGGTGCTGGAGTTCAGGTTTATTTTTCTTGCAAGGTTCAGCCCAAGTCCAGAGTATGGAAGAAATAGTTTCTGCAAATAAGCGAAGTGCCCTTTTTACTCACTAGGTGAGTGACCACAGCCTCGTCTAGTCCCACAGACAAGCAGCTTCCAGGCTGTTTTCCATTAATACCCCTTCCAGCTCTTATGATTCTGCGAATGCggctgcagcttttgctgcagaAGAGCCAAAGTGAAACTTGTGGTCGCATCACCCCCTTGTCTTTTCCTCAGGCCAAAGACAAGCGGTGATAAAAAACAAAGAGGTAATACGATCTCCAAGGAGGACAAAACCCACAGTAATCAAGGGAATCTTACTTAcagggttgttgctgttgttggggttttttttaatctgtataaAGGGAGAGAGCGCCAAGGATCTTTTCAAAACAAAGTACGTGTCTCCTGGCATAGTTCAGTAATTGATGTGGAGCTGAGGCAAGTCTTCACCTTTCAAAAAAGAATCCATTGAAGGGCTCACCTTGTGCCATGTTAGGGGATCCAAGCAGGGATACCAGCTAGCCTGgtggaaaatgtcctgtccctttaatagagactGAACATGGGGAAATGGGCTGGATGAAAGAGGTAGAGAACACTCTCTTAAAGGTGCAGGACTCTATTCTTCAAGCAAGTTGGTGTCTCTAGCTCCAAAGCTTGTGCATTTGGGGGAATTTCAGTTTGCCAGTGGTAAccaggtgattaaaaaaaaaatcacagacctCTCAAGGTTAGTTCATGAGCTGTTGCCAATTTTCTGATGCTAGGAAGGGAATCCTGTACCTGTTCTTGGGCTGACATAATGGTAGCTATCTAGACACagcgaatcatagaatcatagagttggaagggacctcctgggtcatcaaacGAGCATGATCAGCCACATCTAGCAAACTCTAAATTGTAAATGTGCATAAACCTCATTTATGAGGCCTCAGAATGAGGGCActtagcatttattttatttaaaactagatcaaagcccgtccctaaggacaggctttgaagaGTCCCCCGcgctggcttgtggtggtgaggggccaattggaaggcgcttcacgccttccaat is a genomic window containing:
- the ZFYVE21 gene encoding zinc finger FYVE domain-containing protein 21 isoform X1 → MSGREAHDGKKLVRSPSGLRMVPESRAARSPFGLEEPPWVPDKECPRCMQCNTKFDFITRKHHCRRCGKCFCDKCCSKKVPLPRMCFVDPVRQCAECALVSQKETEFYDKQLKVLMNGATFFVTPGTSEKSETMVCRLSNNQRYLFLDGDSHYEIEVAQITTVQILTEGFTPGDNDMHTYTSLWESEHITEGGNTRAIGLLLQYKAPGSEEHKQLKFTAGEDFNSNKKLSATWLAAMHKAAKLLYESRDQ
- the ZFYVE21 gene encoding zinc finger FYVE domain-containing protein 21 isoform X2 → MSGREAHDGKKLVRSPSGLRMVPESRAARSPFGLEEPPWVPDKECPRCMQCNTKFDFITRKHHCRRCGKCFCDKCCSKKVPLPRMCFVDPVRQCAECALVSQKETEFYDKQLKVLMNGATFFVTPGTSEKSETMVCRLSNNQRYLFLDGDSHYEIEVAQITTVQILTEGFTPGGGNTRAIGLLLQYKAPGSEEHKQLKFTAGEDFNSNKKLSATWLAAMHKAAKLLYESRDQ